From Chryseobacterium sp. IHB B 17019, one genomic window encodes:
- the wecB gene encoding non-hydrolyzing UDP-N-acetylglucosamine 2-epimerase: MKKLKVMTVVGTRPEIIRLSRVLSALDASEAVEHIIVHTGQNYDYELNQIFFEDLGLRKPDHFLEAAGKTATETVGNILIKIDPLLEELKPDAFLVLGDTNSCLCAIPAKKRQIPIFHMEAGNRCFDQRVPEETNRKIVDHTSDVNLTYSDIAREYLLKEGLPADRIIKTGSPMFEVLTHYLPQIESSDVLTRLNLEEGKYFVVSSHREENINSEKNFNGLIESLNLIAEKFNFPIIVSTHPRTRNMIDKMKVNVRPEIQFLKPLGFHDYNALQMRSYAVLSDSGTISEESSILNFRALNIRDAHERPEAMEEASVMMVGLSPERILQGLVQLQQQKTGKERNYRPVSDYSMPNVSEKMVRIILSYTDYINRVVWSKR, encoded by the coding sequence ATGAAGAAATTAAAAGTAATGACAGTCGTGGGAACACGGCCGGAAATCATTAGATTATCAAGAGTACTATCAGCTTTGGATGCTTCTGAAGCGGTTGAACATATTATCGTCCATACCGGACAAAACTATGATTATGAACTTAATCAGATTTTCTTTGAAGATCTAGGCCTTCGCAAACCAGACCATTTTCTCGAAGCCGCAGGAAAAACGGCAACTGAAACGGTAGGGAATATCTTAATAAAAATAGATCCTCTTTTGGAAGAATTAAAGCCTGATGCTTTCCTTGTTTTAGGTGATACCAATTCTTGTCTTTGTGCAATTCCTGCCAAAAAAAGACAAATTCCTATTTTCCACATGGAAGCTGGGAACAGGTGTTTCGACCAGAGAGTACCGGAAGAAACCAACAGGAAAATTGTAGATCATACATCGGATGTTAACCTAACTTATTCTGATATTGCAAGGGAATATTTGTTAAAAGAAGGGCTTCCTGCAGATAGAATCATCAAAACAGGTTCTCCCATGTTTGAGGTTCTAACTCATTATTTGCCTCAGATTGAAAGTTCTGATGTATTAACAAGATTGAATCTTGAAGAAGGAAAATATTTCGTGGTATCATCTCATAGAGAAGAAAATATTAATTCTGAGAAAAATTTTAACGGATTAATTGAAAGCTTAAACTTAATTGCTGAAAAATTCAACTTTCCAATTATTGTTTCCACGCATCCAAGAACAAGAAACATGATTGACAAGATGAAAGTAAATGTAAGGCCTGAGATCCAGTTTCTAAAACCTCTTGGTTTTCACGATTATAATGCTCTACAGATGAGAAGCTATGCTGTTTTATCAGATTCTGGAACAATTTCTGAGGAGTCTTCTATCCTTAATTTCAGAGCATTAAATATTAGAGACGCTCATGAAAGGCCGGAAGCAATGGAAGAGGCATCCGTAATGATGGTGGGTTTATCTCCAGAAAGAATTTTGCAGGGATTAGTTCAGCTTCAGCAGCAAAAAACAGGAAAAGAAAGAAACTACAGACCGGTTTCAGATTATTCAATGCCGAATGTTTCTGAAAAAATGGTAAGAATTATTTTGAGTTATACAGATTATATTAACAGGGTAGTTTGGAGCAAAAGATAA
- a CDS encoding O-antigen ligase family protein, giving the protein MLIIFGINFLYTNFIFESYTSNGRSGIFRSYYILVGHYGLSLVIISLYNYLFLKNKGYVYVLGILLGLFPIYVSAARSPVLALLVILFIFLILINKRKYWIYFFITISIFFILLFIAYRSGFGENSMFLKRINAAVFERNASGRSYYLNKGIDTFLSNPVSGGNALFPDGMYSHNLFVDILMSTGLLGMVLFIIYFKFVAQSFFKILKHINQYKESGIIAFFFLQYFILAQTSGNLYSSFECWYFGAVVIGLGYINFTNEEIKSNDSRGNTAGNH; this is encoded by the coding sequence ATGCTTATCATTTTTGGTATTAATTTTCTTTACACAAACTTTATTTTTGAATCTTATACAAGTAATGGCAGAAGTGGAATATTTAGATCATATTATATTTTAGTAGGTCATTACGGACTTAGCTTAGTAATTATATCATTATATAATTATTTATTTTTAAAAAATAAAGGATATGTATATGTACTGGGAATTTTACTAGGACTTTTCCCTATTTATGTTTCTGCTGCAAGAAGCCCTGTTTTAGCACTTTTAGTAATCCTTTTTATTTTTTTGATTTTAATTAATAAAAGAAAATACTGGATCTATTTTTTCATCACCATTTCTATATTTTTTATTTTGCTTTTCATTGCTTATCGAAGTGGTTTCGGTGAAAATAGTATGTTTCTGAAAAGAATAAATGCTGCTGTTTTTGAAAGAAATGCCTCAGGAAGATCTTATTATCTGAATAAAGGTATTGATACATTTCTCTCGAATCCGGTGTCTGGTGGAAATGCTTTGTTTCCGGACGGTATGTACTCGCACAATCTCTTTGTGGATATATTAATGTCGACCGGATTATTGGGTATGGTTCTGTTTATAATTTATTTTAAATTTGTAGCACAGAGCTTTTTTAAAATTTTAAAACATATTAATCAGTATAAAGAAAGTGGAATTATAGCTTTTTTCTTTCTGCAATATTTTATTTTGGCTCAGACTTCCGGAAATCTCTATTCATCATTCGAATGTTGGTATTTTGGAGCTGTAGTCATTGGTTTAGGATATATAAATTTTACAAATGAAGAAATTAAAAGTAATGACAGTCGTGGGAACACGGCCGGAAATCATTAG
- a CDS encoding polysaccharide biosynthesis C-terminal domain-containing protein translates to MKKVGITGQNGFVGSHLYNTLGLYPEKFERIHFERNFFDDQEKLDKFVEQCDVIVHLAAMNRHPDPEVIYNNNIDLVKKLTESLERTGSKAHVLFSSSSQEEKDNLYGRSKKEGRELLADWAEKAGGKFTGMVIPNVFGPFGKPNYNSFIATFCYKLTHGETPVIDNDGEVKLIYVGELVQEIINQIEGEETKKLHEVPHTSVNKVSEVLKKLENYKQLYFDNGEIPVLESKFDLNLFNTFRCYFDIKNHYPVKFTQHTDTRGAFVEVVRLGIGGQCSFSTTVPGITRGNHFHTRKIERFAVIKGKALIQLRKIDTDETLDFYLDGTEPAYVDMPIWYTHNIKNIGEEELYTIFWINEPFNPEDADTYFLEV, encoded by the coding sequence ATGAAAAAAGTAGGAATTACCGGGCAAAATGGTTTTGTCGGATCACATTTATATAATACTTTAGGCTTATATCCTGAAAAATTTGAAAGAATTCATTTTGAAAGAAACTTTTTTGATGATCAGGAAAAGTTGGACAAATTTGTTGAGCAATGTGATGTAATAGTGCATCTTGCAGCGATGAATCGGCATCCCGACCCGGAAGTTATTTACAATAATAACATTGATTTGGTTAAAAAATTAACGGAATCTCTTGAAAGAACAGGATCAAAAGCTCACGTACTATTTTCATCATCTTCTCAGGAAGAAAAAGATAATTTGTACGGAAGGTCAAAAAAAGAAGGGCGGGAGCTTTTAGCAGATTGGGCAGAAAAAGCAGGTGGGAAGTTTACCGGAATGGTGATTCCTAATGTTTTTGGGCCATTCGGAAAGCCAAATTACAACTCTTTTATTGCTACTTTTTGTTATAAACTTACGCATGGAGAAACTCCGGTGATTGACAATGATGGTGAAGTGAAACTGATCTATGTGGGAGAGCTCGTCCAGGAAATCATTAACCAAATTGAAGGCGAAGAGACAAAAAAGCTGCACGAAGTTCCTCATACTTCTGTAAATAAAGTTTCGGAAGTTCTTAAGAAACTGGAAAATTATAAACAATTATATTTCGATAATGGCGAAATTCCCGTTTTGGAAAGCAAATTTGATTTAAATCTTTTCAATACTTTCCGTTGTTATTTTGATATTAAAAACCATTATCCTGTTAAATTTACACAGCACACTGATACAAGAGGTGCATTTGTTGAGGTGGTAAGACTGGGAATTGGTGGACAATGCTCATTTTCAACCACAGTGCCCGGAATTACGAGAGGAAACCATTTTCATACAAGAAAAATTGAACGTTTTGCCGTAATTAAAGGTAAAGCATTAATACAGTTAAGAAAGATTGACACGGACGAAACACTTGATTTTTATCTTGACGGAACCGAGCCTGCTTATGTAGATATGCCGATTTGGTATACCCACAATATAAAAAATATAGGCGAGGAAGAATTGTACACGATTTTTTGGATCAATGAACCTTTTAATCCGGAAGATGCAGATACTTATTTTTTAGAAGTGTAG
- a CDS encoding WxcM-like domain-containing protein, with protein MEKPGIITGGKYSDDRGNLFFNNDFNASEVKRIYYIENTDTEFVRGWTGHKIEQRWFSALQGSFTIRFVKIDNWETPSKDLEVLKFQLNSDNFNILHMPSGYASAIQANEKNSRLLVMADYFLGEIADDYRFSIDYFKI; from the coding sequence ATGGAAAAGCCCGGAATTATCACAGGAGGAAAATATTCCGATGACAGAGGGAATCTTTTTTTTAATAATGATTTTAATGCCTCGGAGGTCAAAAGAATATATTATATAGAAAATACAGACACGGAATTCGTAAGAGGATGGACCGGTCATAAAATCGAGCAGCGGTGGTTTTCCGCTTTGCAAGGAAGTTTTACCATAAGATTTGTAAAAATTGATAATTGGGAAACGCCGTCCAAAGATCTGGAGGTCTTAAAATTTCAGTTGAATTCAGATAATTTTAATATTCTTCACATGCCGAGTGGATATGCTAGCGCCATTCAGGCCAATGAAAAAAATTCAAGGTTACTTGTAATGGCAGATTATTTTTTAGGTGAAATTGCTGATGATTATCGCTTTTCTATAGATTATTTTAAAATTTAA
- a CDS encoding polysaccharide biosynthesis protein, with amino-acid sequence MQIKDKILLITGGTGSFGTAVLRKFINTDHFKEIRIFSRDEKKQDDMRNQFKNDKLKFYIGDVRDYKSFEPAMRGVDFVFHAAALKQVPSCEFFPMQAVKTNVEGTQNVIDAAAANHVKKVICLSTDKAAYPINAMGISKAMMEKVAVAASRNLNETVVCLTRYGNVMASRGSVIPLFVKQIKNGDPITITDPGMTRFLMSLEEAVDLVLFAFEHGNPGDLFVNKAPAGTIGDLAQALKEMFKADNPIKIIGTRHGEKLYETLCTREEMIKAEDMGDFYRIPADNRDLNYAQYFSEGMKDISKIEDYHSHNTEQQDVEGMKKLLMNLPLIRKEVFGEDLMQYPD; translated from the coding sequence ATGCAGATAAAAGATAAAATACTTCTCATTACCGGCGGAACGGGCTCTTTTGGGACTGCCGTTCTCAGAAAGTTTATCAATACAGATCATTTCAAAGAAATACGTATTTTTTCTCGTGATGAGAAAAAACAGGATGATATGAGAAATCAGTTTAAAAACGATAAACTGAAATTTTATATCGGTGATGTAAGAGATTATAAAAGTTTCGAGCCCGCAATGCGAGGTGTAGACTTTGTCTTTCACGCTGCGGCTTTGAAACAAGTTCCCTCTTGTGAATTTTTCCCGATGCAGGCAGTGAAAACTAATGTTGAAGGTACACAAAATGTAATTGATGCTGCTGCTGCAAACCATGTTAAAAAAGTCATTTGCTTAAGCACAGATAAAGCAGCATATCCAATCAATGCGATGGGTATTTCCAAAGCGATGATGGAAAAAGTAGCCGTAGCTGCTTCCCGAAATCTCAATGAAACAGTAGTTTGCCTTACAAGATATGGAAATGTAATGGCTTCAAGAGGTTCTGTGATTCCATTATTTGTAAAGCAGATTAAAAATGGTGATCCAATCACGATTACAGATCCGGGTATGACGAGGTTTTTAATGTCTTTGGAAGAGGCAGTTGACTTGGTTTTATTTGCTTTCGAACACGGAAATCCTGGAGATTTATTTGTCAATAAGGCTCCTGCAGGAACGATCGGAGATTTGGCTCAAGCTTTAAAAGAAATGTTTAAAGCTGATAATCCTATAAAAATTATCGGAACAAGACACGGTGAAAAACTGTACGAAACTTTGTGCACCCGTGAAGAAATGATCAAAGCAGAAGATATGGGCGATTTCTACAGGATTCCTGCCGATAACAGAGACTTGAATTATGCCCAATATTTTTCCGAAGGAATGAAAGATATATCCAAAATAGAAGATTATCATTCTCACAATACCGAACAACAGGATGTAGAGGGAATGAAGAAGCTTTTAATGAACCTTCCTTTAATAAGAAAAGAAGTTTTTGGAGAAGATTTAATGCAATATCCTGATTAA
- the asnB gene encoding asparagine synthase (glutamine-hydrolyzing), translating to MCGISGIIYKKGTIVSQEFLKKMTDKMSHRGPDAEGFYINNNLGLGHRRLSIIDISESANQPFFLEDKQVLVFNGAIYNYIELKEELEKNGYSFKTASDTEVLLASYDYWGEDCVKKFNGMWAFAIFDIKNNKLFCSRDRFGIKPFYYYTDETKFVFASEIKPILEIEKIEEVNIQVLLQYLTVNKSEQCDETFFTGIIKLPGAHNLVYCLTSNKFKIYRYYNVEFKKEINNLTLNESINIFEKEFEKSIKLRLRSDVKMGTALSGGLDSAYVASIINKAMNASQKKLDLVAITVGAIDKEIDESELSDITTHSLGIKHDIVVPETDEFKDTFEEVILKHEEPFGGISIYMQKFLMKEANKLGVKVLLDGQGADEILLGYNKYVIAYLKNQNIFRKLRLLSKIKNHYSISVLKFFQLYLFFSSFYVRKIWMRKNGSFLKTKYAKDFEFNIAFKKSYGDIFSLQKDEILRDQLPELLKWEDKNSMSYSIESRLPFLDYNLVEVCLSINNEYKIKNGWSKYILRKNLEKYLPNKITYNKKKIGFDAPVDHWWPRSEKILETINNSKIIQEISKKKFTFIADRELEWRLYNIAVWEKLYNMKLRN from the coding sequence ATGTGTGGTATTTCAGGGATAATTTATAAAAAAGGAACTATTGTATCCCAAGAGTTTCTAAAAAAAATGACAGATAAAATGTCGCACAGAGGGCCGGATGCAGAGGGTTTTTATATAAATAATAATTTGGGATTGGGTCACAGGCGACTCTCTATCATTGATATCAGTGAATCTGCAAACCAACCCTTTTTTTTAGAAGACAAGCAGGTTTTAGTATTTAATGGTGCTATTTATAATTATATTGAATTAAAAGAAGAGCTTGAAAAAAACGGGTATTCCTTTAAAACCGCTTCGGATACAGAAGTTTTACTCGCCTCTTATGACTATTGGGGAGAAGACTGCGTTAAGAAATTCAATGGTATGTGGGCCTTTGCCATCTTCGATATTAAAAATAATAAATTATTCTGTTCCAGGGATAGGTTTGGTATCAAACCCTTTTACTACTATACAGATGAGACTAAATTTGTATTTGCATCAGAAATAAAACCTATTTTAGAAATAGAAAAGATTGAAGAAGTAAATATTCAAGTATTATTACAGTATTTGACGGTAAATAAATCTGAGCAGTGTGATGAAACCTTTTTCACAGGAATAATAAAGCTCCCGGGTGCACACAATCTTGTGTATTGCCTCACAAGCAATAAATTTAAGATATATAGATATTATAATGTTGAATTCAAAAAAGAAATTAATAATTTGACTCTCAATGAATCAATAAATATTTTTGAGAAAGAATTTGAAAAATCTATAAAACTAAGACTCAGATCGGATGTTAAAATGGGAACAGCACTGAGCGGAGGCTTGGATAGTGCATATGTTGCTTCTATTATAAACAAGGCTATGAATGCATCGCAGAAAAAACTAGATCTTGTGGCAATTACAGTCGGAGCTATAGATAAGGAAATTGATGAGAGCGAGCTTTCAGATATTACGACTCATTCTTTAGGTATAAAACACGATATTGTTGTTCCGGAAACTGATGAATTTAAAGATACTTTCGAAGAAGTAATCTTAAAACATGAGGAGCCTTTTGGAGGAATCTCAATCTATATGCAGAAATTCTTAATGAAAGAAGCCAATAAATTAGGTGTTAAAGTACTTTTGGACGGTCAAGGTGCAGATGAAATTTTATTAGGATACAATAAATATGTTATAGCTTATCTGAAAAACCAAAATATATTCAGAAAATTACGACTTCTATCCAAAATAAAAAATCACTACAGCATTTCAGTACTAAAGTTTTTTCAATTGTATCTATTTTTTTCTTCTTTTTATGTAAGAAAAATTTGGATGAGAAAGAATGGCTCTTTTTTAAAAACAAAATATGCTAAAGATTTTGAGTTTAACATAGCTTTTAAAAAATCTTATGGAGATATATTTAGTCTTCAAAAAGATGAAATTTTAAGAGATCAATTACCGGAACTTTTAAAGTGGGAAGATAAAAACTCCATGAGTTATTCAATAGAATCCCGATTGCCTTTTCTAGATTATAATTTGGTTGAAGTATGTTTATCTATAAATAATGAATATAAGATAAAAAATGGATGGTCAAAATATATACTAAGGAAAAATTTAGAAAAATATTTACCAAATAAAATTACTTACAATAAAAAAAAGATAGGCTTTGATGCACCAGTAGACCATTGGTGGCCGAGATCTGAAAAAATTCTAGAAACCATCAATAATTCAAAAATCATACAGGAAATCTCAAAAAAGAAATTTACCTTTATAGCAGATCGTGAACTGGAATGGCGTCTCTACAACATTGCAGTCTGGGAAAAGCTTTATAACATGAAATTAAGAAATTAA
- a CDS encoding AglZ/HisF2 family acetamidino modification protein has translation MLRPRIIPSLLIQDNGLVKTVNFKNPKYVGDPINAVRIFNEKEVDELAIFDIDATARNLEPNYSLIERIANQSRMPLCYGGGVKTVEQAQKIFGLGIEKIALSSAVLQNPQLITQIADRVGSQSVIVVLDVKKKLFGGYEVFTHNGKKSTGINPFKFAEEAQKLGAGEIIVNSIDQDGVMKGYDMGLIDNVREKISLPLTVLGGAGSLNDIKKVIDKHGIIGVAAGSLFVFKGVYKAVLINYPSFEEKEGLRQK, from the coding sequence ATGCTAAGACCTAGAATTATACCTAGCCTTCTGATACAAGACAACGGACTCGTAAAAACTGTCAATTTTAAAAATCCCAAATACGTGGGAGATCCAATTAATGCAGTAAGAATCTTCAACGAAAAAGAAGTGGATGAGCTGGCGATCTTCGACATAGATGCAACCGCTAGAAATCTGGAGCCGAATTATAGTCTTATTGAAAGAATTGCTAACCAGTCAAGAATGCCGCTTTGCTACGGAGGAGGAGTAAAAACGGTAGAGCAGGCACAAAAAATTTTCGGACTGGGTATCGAAAAAATAGCACTCTCTTCTGCTGTACTGCAAAACCCGCAATTGATCACACAGATTGCAGATAGAGTAGGGTCACAAAGTGTAATAGTTGTATTAGATGTCAAAAAGAAACTTTTTGGAGGTTATGAGGTCTTTACACATAATGGGAAAAAATCTACTGGGATCAATCCGTTCAAATTTGCAGAAGAAGCCCAAAAGCTAGGTGCCGGGGAAATTATTGTCAATTCTATTGACCAGGATGGAGTAATGAAAGGCTATGACATGGGGTTAATTGATAATGTAAGAGAAAAAATCTCTCTGCCGCTCACTGTTTTAGGTGGGGCAGGATCATTAAACGATATAAAAAAAGTAATAGACAAGCACGGAATTATTGGAGTTGCAGCAGGTAGTTTGTTTGTATTTAAAGGTGTATACAAAGCTGTTTTAATAAACTACCCCTCTTTTGAAGAAAAAGAAGGCTTAAGGCAAAAATAA
- the hisH gene encoding imidazole glycerol phosphate synthase subunit HisH: protein MITIIDYGVGNINAFVNVYKRVDVPVKIAKTKEDLQDAQKLILPGVGHFDHAMTQLNNSGMRDKLDELVLNQKIPVIGICVGMQMMANNSDEGKLEGLKWIDATVKKFDETKINQVTRLPHMGWNDVKPIKDMELFTGLENDSIFYFLHTYYFQCNNQEDIMAVTDYGGEFASAAHHENKYGIQFHPEKSHHYGEILLHNFAKL, encoded by the coding sequence ATGATAACAATTATTGATTATGGTGTTGGAAATATAAATGCTTTTGTTAATGTTTACAAAAGAGTTGATGTTCCCGTAAAAATTGCAAAAACAAAAGAAGATTTACAGGATGCACAAAAATTAATTCTTCCGGGAGTTGGTCATTTCGACCATGCCATGACCCAACTGAATAACTCAGGAATGAGAGATAAACTCGATGAATTGGTATTAAATCAAAAAATTCCTGTTATAGGAATTTGTGTAGGCATGCAAATGATGGCCAATAATAGTGATGAAGGTAAATTGGAAGGACTAAAATGGATAGATGCCACTGTAAAAAAATTTGATGAAACGAAAATCAATCAGGTAACCAGACTTCCACACATGGGATGGAACGACGTGAAACCTATAAAAGATATGGAGCTGTTTACAGGTTTGGAAAATGATTCTATATTCTACTTCCTACACACTTATTATTTTCAATGCAATAATCAGGAAGATATCATGGCTGTTACAGATTATGGAGGAGAATTTGCCTCAGCAGCTCATCATGAAAATAAATACGGAATACAATTCCATCCTGAAAAAAGTCATCATTATGGCGAAATATTGTTACATAATTTTGCTAAACTTTAA
- a CDS encoding N-acetyl sugar amidotransferase has product MNNRAYQICTKTIMDTTDPNIIFNDKGESDYYTNFKENIEPNWHTDERGYEELMKIADKIKKTSKNKDFDCIIGLSGGLDSSYAAYVAKEIMGIRPLIFHVDAGWNTDKAVGNIEKLINGLNLDLFTEVINWEEMKDLQVAFLKSQIADQDLPQDYAFFSGLYKFAKKHKINYVLTGGNFSTECCREPEEWGGFPGIDTTLVKDIHSKFGKKPLKTFPLVDILSYKIYYKYVYGMEVFKPLNLVPYNKKEAEDLLTEKFGWEPFQHKHHESRFTRFYEDYWLPRKFGYQKRKAHFSSLILTGQMTREEALDRVSRPELSEEFLQKEFEYVANKLDLTKEELQHIFEGENKTYKDYKNKMGIIKLGAQAMQKLGLEKRLFR; this is encoded by the coding sequence ATGAATAATAGAGCCTATCAAATCTGTACAAAAACCATTATGGACACTACAGATCCGAATATCATCTTTAATGATAAAGGTGAAAGTGATTATTATACAAATTTTAAAGAAAATATAGAACCCAATTGGCACACGGATGAGCGAGGATATGAAGAATTAATGAAGATCGCTGATAAAATAAAAAAAACTTCAAAAAATAAAGATTTTGATTGTATTATTGGTTTAAGTGGAGGGTTAGACAGTTCTTATGCTGCCTATGTAGCTAAAGAAATTATGGGAATTCGTCCTCTTATTTTCCACGTAGATGCAGGATGGAATACAGATAAAGCAGTTGGAAATATTGAAAAGTTAATCAATGGGCTTAATTTAGATTTATTTACAGAAGTAATCAACTGGGAAGAAATGAAAGACCTTCAGGTTGCATTTCTCAAATCTCAGATTGCCGATCAGGATCTACCACAGGATTATGCTTTTTTCTCAGGACTTTATAAATTTGCTAAGAAGCATAAGATAAATTACGTTCTTACGGGCGGAAATTTCTCCACAGAATGCTGTAGAGAGCCGGAAGAATGGGGTGGCTTTCCAGGAATTGATACCACTTTAGTAAAAGATATACACTCCAAATTTGGGAAAAAGCCTCTTAAAACTTTTCCTTTGGTGGATATTCTTTCCTATAAAATATATTACAAATATGTCTATGGAATGGAAGTATTTAAGCCATTAAATCTAGTTCCATATAATAAAAAAGAAGCGGAAGATCTTTTGACAGAAAAATTTGGATGGGAGCCCTTTCAGCACAAACATCATGAATCCAGATTTACAAGATTCTATGAAGATTACTGGCTGCCGAGAAAATTTGGATATCAGAAAAGAAAAGCACACTTTTCGTCATTAATCCTTACCGGGCAGATGACCAGAGAAGAGGCTTTAGACAGAGTTTCAAGACCAGAGCTGTCAGAAGAATTTTTACAGAAAGAGTTTGAATATGTAGCTAATAAACTAGATCTTACAAAAGAAGAACTACAACATATTTTTGAGGGTGAAAACAAAACCTATAAAGATTATAAAAACAAAATGGGAATTATAAAGCTTGGCGCACAGGCTATGCAGAAGCTAGGTTTAGAAAAAAGATTATTCAGATGA